A single window of Granulicella sibirica DNA harbors:
- a CDS encoding VWA domain-containing protein — MKTLLTTLTTLTLLTTSLVHAQQIGSNKNPDGTDTYTLSVKSQLVVEAVTVKDKQGKFIPNLTAKDFTITEDGAPQVIKFAEHQDLATTSDLLPASKSEDEEITLYKRLTRTQITPAIVGVGPDRYKNHRLLALYFDMTAMRPADQLRALTAAETFLRTQMTTADLVSILRYQGGSVDILQDFSADRNKLLSILTTMIVGEGQGSVESVDDASSADTGAAFGQDDSEFNVFNTDRQLSALQTAAKMLGQLNEKKSLIYFASGLRLNGIDNQAQLHATVDTAIKSGVSFWPVDARGLVAMAPSGDPTQGSPGNAGVYSGTAAQANTTNFQQSQDTLFALAGDTGGKALFDNNDLTRGIVQAQQSISDYYLIGYYTTNTAQNGRFRKVNVTLADNQAATLDYRKGYYADKQFTKFTTVDKERQLEDALMLDNPITELSIAMEIDHFQLNRAEYFVPIVVKIPGRELALAKRGGAEHTLIDFVGEIKDLVGGTTVSNVRDNVNIKLSDATAADLAHRPIEYDAGFTLLPGKYMIKFLARDDETGRIGTYQTTFVIPNLNKELQRIPISSVILSSQRVDLKDALFDVMRGKDKEKEVAVNPLVTEGKKLVPSVTRVFSTTCEMYVFLQAYKPQTPPATSAPTPQPFFAFVTLYRNGAKAFESSPTAVTANATSRLGTTPLNFNLGMNGLPPGEYDCQVTILDPATQKANFWRAPVLLVQ, encoded by the coding sequence ATGAAAACCCTTCTCACCACCCTCACCACCCTCACCCTCCTCACGACCTCACTGGTCCACGCCCAGCAGATCGGCTCGAATAAAAACCCCGACGGCACCGACACCTACACTCTCTCCGTAAAATCCCAGCTCGTCGTCGAAGCCGTCACCGTCAAGGACAAGCAGGGCAAGTTCATCCCCAACCTCACCGCCAAAGACTTCACCATCACCGAAGACGGCGCCCCCCAGGTCATCAAGTTCGCCGAGCACCAGGACCTCGCCACCACCTCCGATCTCCTGCCCGCCTCCAAGTCTGAAGACGAAGAGATCACCCTCTACAAACGTCTCACCCGCACCCAGATCACCCCAGCCATCGTCGGAGTCGGCCCGGACCGCTACAAGAACCACCGCCTCCTCGCCCTTTACTTCGACATGACCGCCATGCGCCCCGCCGACCAGCTCCGCGCCCTCACCGCCGCCGAGACCTTCCTGCGCACGCAGATGACCACCGCCGACCTCGTCTCCATCCTCCGCTACCAGGGCGGCTCCGTCGACATCCTCCAGGACTTCTCCGCCGACCGCAACAAGCTCCTCTCCATCCTCACCACCATGATCGTCGGCGAGGGCCAGGGCTCCGTCGAGTCCGTCGACGACGCCAGCAGCGCCGACACCGGGGCCGCCTTCGGCCAGGACGACAGCGAGTTCAATGTCTTCAACACCGACCGCCAGCTCTCCGCCCTCCAAACCGCCGCCAAGATGCTCGGGCAGCTCAACGAGAAGAAATCCCTCATCTACTTCGCCAGCGGCCTCCGCCTCAACGGAATCGACAACCAGGCCCAGCTCCACGCCACCGTCGATACCGCCATCAAATCAGGCGTCTCCTTCTGGCCCGTCGACGCCCGCGGTCTCGTCGCCATGGCCCCGTCAGGCGACCCCACCCAGGGCTCGCCCGGCAACGCCGGCGTCTACAGCGGAACCGCCGCCCAGGCCAACACCACCAACTTCCAGCAGTCGCAGGACACCCTCTTCGCCCTCGCCGGCGACACCGGCGGCAAGGCCCTCTTCGACAACAACGACCTCACCCGAGGCATCGTCCAGGCCCAGCAATCCATCTCCGACTACTACCTCATCGGCTACTACACCACCAACACCGCCCAAAACGGCCGCTTCCGCAAAGTCAACGTCACCCTCGCCGACAACCAGGCCGCCACCCTCGACTACCGCAAGGGCTACTACGCCGACAAGCAGTTCACCAAGTTCACCACCGTCGACAAGGAGCGCCAGCTCGAAGACGCCCTCATGCTCGACAACCCCATCACCGAGCTCTCCATCGCCATGGAGATCGACCACTTCCAGCTCAACCGCGCCGAGTACTTCGTCCCCATCGTCGTCAAAATCCCCGGCCGCGAGCTAGCCCTCGCCAAGCGCGGCGGAGCCGAGCACACCCTCATCGACTTCGTAGGCGAAATCAAAGACCTGGTCGGCGGCACGACAGTCTCAAACGTCCGCGACAACGTCAACATCAAGCTCTCCGACGCCACCGCCGCCGACCTCGCCCACCGCCCCATCGAGTACGACGCCGGCTTCACCCTTCTGCCCGGCAAGTACATGATCAAGTTCCTCGCCCGCGACGACGAAACCGGCCGCATCGGCACCTACCAGACCACCTTCGTCATCCCCAACCTCAACAAGGAACTCCAGCGCATCCCGATAAGCTCCGTCATCCTGAGCAGCCAGCGCGTAGACCTCAAAGATGCCCTCTTCGACGTCATGAGGGGCAAGGATAAAGAGAAGGAAGTAGCCGTCAACCCGCTGGTCACCGAGGGCAAAAAGCTCGTCCCCAGCGTAACGCGCGTCTTCAGCACCACATGCGAGATGTACGTCTTCCTGCAAGCCTACAAACCCCAGACCCCACCCGCAACCTCGGCACCCACCCCACAACCCTTCTTCGCCTTCGTAACCCTCTACCGCAACGGCGCCAAAGCCTTCGAAAGCTCCCCCACCGCCGTCACCGCCAACGCCACCTCCCGCCTCGGCACCACACCCCTGAACTTCAACCTAGGTATGAACGGCCTCCCCCCCGGCGAGTACGATTGCCAGGTCACCATCCTCGACCCCGCCACGCAGAAGGCAAACTTCTGGCGAGCTCCCGTCTTACTCGTCCAATAA
- a CDS encoding TonB-dependent receptor, whose product MAKRRTHLALRLILALAAIAPPAVASEYHGQILFGGLALPGATITATQGTKKLSTVSDSAGNYTFADLPDGPWKIDVEMQLFTPLHADITIAPATSPGKYDLTLLPIDQLLAQTKILKAPVTPLPAAPKAVAKKPDGSPADIPKPAEDTPRPSDGFLVNGSSSNAATTQYALSQAFGNQRPGTKGLYNGGLGLTLGNSTFNARPYSISGIQTDKPSYNLVTGLASIGGPIKIPHILPQGPNFFVAYQWSRINTAATQFGLVPTAAQRTGDLSGVATPIYNPQTGLPFANNQVPVSTQAAALLALYPLPNIPVTSTYNYQIPVLNSSHTDSLESHLDKTLGRKDQLYGTINFQSIRSGSTNLFGFTDRTSTLGLNTSINWSHRFNQRLFTYASYKFSRFRTLTTPNFDNRQNISGEANITGNNQDPANWGPPSLNFSSGISPLTDAQSAFNRNRTDAFSLSAAIYHGHHNITVGGDLRKQEFNYFTQQDPRGTFAFTGAATQGITTGSDLADFLLGTPDTSTIAFGNADKYLRQPVYDLYAADDWRILPILTINAAIRWEYGAPITEIKNRLVNLDVAPGFINVMQVLASDPVGPLTGSNYPTSLLRPDRTNFEPRVGVSWRPIPASTIVVRAGYGVYHDTSVYQSTTLALAQQAPLSTSLSVTNTPTCPLTLANGFTPCSQTTANTFAVDPNFRVGYAQTWQLSVQRDLPAALQLTATYFGAKGSHGPQEFYPNTYALGGTDPCPSCPSGFLYKTSNGSSIRNSGQIQLRRRLRSGFSASMIYTYAHSIDNDAFLGGQGHVTSSAQTEATPDPSASVAQNWRDLNAERSRSSFDQRHLLNLTGQYTSGEGLGGGGLMGGWRGRLLKEWTVVTTIAAGSGLPDNPIYFAAIPGAAAFNIIRPNPTGTPLYIHSGNVHLNAAAFTAPVAGQFGTAGRNSIEGPDSFTLNASLARTFRPSKKIFLDGRIDATNLLNHAVFTAWNTQINSTQFGVPVSANAMRSMQATLRLRF is encoded by the coding sequence ATGGCCAAACGACGAACCCATCTCGCCCTACGGCTAATACTCGCCCTCGCGGCCATCGCGCCCCCGGCCGTAGCCTCCGAGTACCACGGCCAGATCCTCTTCGGCGGTCTCGCCCTTCCCGGAGCCACAATCACCGCCACCCAGGGCACAAAGAAGCTCTCCACCGTCTCCGACTCCGCCGGCAACTACACCTTCGCCGATCTCCCCGACGGTCCATGGAAGATCGACGTCGAGATGCAGCTCTTCACTCCGCTCCACGCCGACATCACCATCGCCCCCGCCACCTCCCCCGGCAAGTACGATCTCACCCTCCTTCCAATCGACCAGCTCCTCGCGCAAACGAAGATCCTCAAAGCTCCTGTCACCCCTCTTCCCGCCGCTCCCAAGGCCGTAGCGAAGAAGCCCGACGGCAGCCCCGCCGACATCCCCAAACCTGCCGAAGACACCCCTCGCCCGTCCGACGGCTTCCTCGTCAACGGCAGCAGCAGCAACGCCGCCACCACCCAGTACGCGCTCTCACAGGCCTTCGGCAACCAGCGCCCCGGCACCAAGGGCCTCTACAACGGTGGCCTCGGCCTCACCCTCGGCAACTCCACCTTCAACGCCCGCCCATACTCCATCAGCGGCATCCAGACCGACAAGCCCTCCTACAACCTCGTCACCGGCCTCGCCAGCATCGGCGGCCCCATTAAGATCCCCCACATCCTTCCCCAAGGCCCCAACTTCTTCGTCGCCTATCAGTGGAGCCGCATCAACACCGCCGCCACCCAGTTCGGCCTCGTCCCCACCGCCGCCCAACGCACCGGCGACCTCTCCGGCGTCGCCACTCCTATCTACAACCCGCAAACCGGCCTGCCCTTCGCCAACAACCAGGTCCCGGTAAGTACCCAGGCCGCCGCCCTCCTCGCGCTGTATCCCTTGCCGAACATCCCCGTCACCAGCACCTACAACTACCAGATCCCCGTCCTCAACAGCAGCCATACGGACTCCCTCGAATCCCACCTCGATAAGACCCTCGGCCGCAAAGACCAGCTCTACGGCACCATCAACTTCCAGAGCATCCGCTCCGGCAGCACCAACCTCTTCGGCTTCACCGACCGCACCAGCACTCTCGGCCTCAACACCAGCATCAACTGGTCCCACCGCTTCAACCAGCGCCTCTTCACCTACGCCAGCTACAAGTTCAGCCGCTTCCGCACCCTCACGACCCCCAACTTCGACAACCGCCAGAACATCTCCGGCGAGGCCAACATCACCGGCAACAACCAGGACCCCGCCAACTGGGGCCCACCCTCCCTGAACTTCTCGAGCGGCATCTCCCCCCTCACCGACGCCCAGAGCGCCTTCAACCGCAACCGCACCGACGCCTTCTCCCTCTCCGCCGCCATCTACCACGGCCACCACAACATCACCGTCGGCGGCGACCTCCGCAAGCAGGAGTTCAACTACTTCACCCAGCAGGACCCACGCGGAACCTTCGCCTTCACCGGAGCCGCCACCCAGGGCATCACGACAGGCTCCGACCTCGCTGACTTCCTCCTCGGCACACCCGACACCAGCACCATCGCCTTTGGCAACGCCGACAAATACCTCCGCCAGCCCGTCTACGACCTCTACGCCGCCGACGACTGGCGCATCCTTCCCATCCTCACCATCAACGCCGCCATCCGCTGGGAGTACGGCGCCCCCATCACCGAGATCAAAAACCGCCTCGTCAACCTGGACGTCGCCCCCGGCTTCATCAACGTAATGCAGGTCCTAGCCTCCGACCCCGTAGGCCCTCTCACCGGCAGCAACTACCCCACTTCCCTCCTCCGCCCCGACCGCACCAACTTCGAGCCCCGCGTCGGCGTCTCCTGGCGTCCCATCCCCGCCTCCACCATCGTCGTCCGGGCCGGCTACGGCGTCTATCACGACACCTCCGTCTACCAGTCCACGACGCTCGCCCTCGCCCAGCAGGCTCCCCTCTCGACATCCCTAAGCGTCACCAACACCCCCACCTGCCCTCTCACCCTCGCCAACGGCTTCACCCCCTGCTCCCAGACCACGGCCAACACCTTCGCCGTCGACCCGAACTTCCGCGTGGGCTACGCCCAGACCTGGCAGCTCTCGGTGCAGCGCGACCTCCCCGCCGCCCTCCAGCTCACGGCAACGTACTTCGGAGCCAAAGGCTCCCACGGCCCGCAGGAGTTCTACCCCAACACCTACGCCCTCGGCGGCACCGACCCCTGCCCGTCTTGCCCATCCGGCTTCCTCTACAAAACCTCCAACGGCAGCTCAATCCGCAACTCCGGCCAGATCCAGCTCCGCCGCCGTCTACGCAGCGGCTTCAGTGCCTCGATGATCTACACCTACGCCCACTCCATCGACAACGACGCCTTCCTCGGCGGCCAGGGCCACGTCACCTCCAGCGCCCAGACCGAAGCTACCCCAGACCCCAGCGCCTCCGTCGCACAGAACTGGCGCGACCTCAACGCCGAGCGCTCCCGCTCCAGCTTCGACCAGCGCCACCTCCTCAACCTCACCGGCCAGTACACCAGCGGCGAAGGTCTCGGCGGAGGCGGCCTCATGGGCGGCTGGCGCGGACGCCTCCTCAAGGAGTGGACCGTCGTCACCACCATCGCCGCCGGCTCCGGCCTCCCCGACAACCCCATCTACTTCGCCGCCATCCCCGGAGCAGCCGCCTTCAACATCATCCGCCCCAACCCCACCGGAACCCCTCTCTACATCCACTCCGGCAACGTCCACCTCAACGCCGCCGCCTTCACCGCTCCTGTCGCCGGCCAGTTCGGAACCGCCGGCCGCAACTCAATCGAAGGCCCCGACAGCTTCACCCTCAACGCCTCCCTCGCCCGCACCTTCCGCCCATCGAAGAAGATCTTCCTCGACGGTCGCATCGACGCCACCAACCTTCTCAACCACGCCGTCTTCACCGCCTGGAACACCCAGATCAACAGCACCCAGTTCGGCGTCCCTGTCTCCGCCAACGCCATGCGCAGCATGCAAGCCACCCTGAGGCTGCGATTCTGA
- a CDS encoding TIGR03435 family protein, translated as MTSNSKHPGKIFLNLSTAAVLALPLTFGLIQAPRLYAQTAPANPKDIADTWQGTLHGERDLRLVVKITKDDKGGYKAAFSSIDQGPGSMPVTKITLDGSDVKMTLEQIDGVYTGKLSPDGKTMDGTWTQGGPKPLILTRATPETAWAIPVPPPRLPPMPADAHPVFEVATIKPSKPDAPGKMFRVQGRKFNTLNTTLSEIISFAYGVHAKQVVGAPAWVETDKFDLEAVPDLEGTPSDRQLKEMTQKLLTDRFKLTFHKDKKELSVYVLAVAKTGPKLEQNTENPDGLPGLWFRGLGVLNVTNATMKDFAGLMQSAVLDRPVVDQTGLTGRWNFRLRWTPDDSQFGGMGAKIPPPTDAANAPPALYTAIQEQIGLKLDPTKAPTDVMVVDHVEKPTDN; from the coding sequence ATGACCAGCAACTCGAAGCACCCGGGAAAGATCTTCCTGAACCTCAGCACCGCCGCCGTCCTCGCGCTTCCTCTCACCTTCGGCCTCATCCAGGCTCCGCGCCTTTACGCCCAGACCGCACCCGCCAATCCCAAGGACATCGCCGACACCTGGCAGGGCACGCTCCACGGCGAACGCGATCTCCGACTCGTCGTCAAGATCACAAAGGATGATAAAGGCGGCTACAAAGCCGCCTTCTCCAGCATTGACCAGGGCCCCGGGAGCATGCCCGTGACCAAAATCACCCTCGACGGCTCCGACGTCAAAATGACTCTGGAGCAGATCGACGGCGTTTACACCGGCAAGCTAAGCCCCGACGGCAAGACCATGGACGGCACCTGGACCCAGGGAGGACCCAAGCCCCTCATCCTCACCCGCGCCACCCCCGAAACCGCCTGGGCCATCCCGGTCCCGCCCCCAAGACTCCCGCCCATGCCCGCCGACGCTCACCCCGTCTTCGAAGTCGCCACCATCAAGCCCAGCAAGCCCGACGCCCCCGGCAAGATGTTTCGCGTCCAGGGACGCAAGTTCAACACCCTCAACACCACCCTCAGCGAGATCATCTCCTTCGCCTACGGCGTCCACGCCAAGCAGGTCGTGGGAGCACCAGCATGGGTCGAGACCGACAAGTTCGACCTCGAAGCCGTACCCGATCTCGAAGGCACTCCAAGCGACCGCCAGCTAAAGGAGATGACCCAGAAGCTCCTCACCGACCGCTTCAAGCTCACCTTCCACAAGGACAAGAAGGAACTCTCCGTCTACGTCTTAGCCGTCGCAAAGACCGGCCCCAAGCTCGAACAGAACACCGAGAATCCCGACGGTCTTCCCGGCCTCTGGTTCCGCGGCCTCGGCGTTCTCAACGTAACCAACGCCACCATGAAGGACTTCGCGGGCCTCATGCAGTCCGCCGTCCTCGACCGCCCCGTCGTCGACCAAACCGGCCTCACCGGCCGCTGGAACTTCCGCCTCAGGTGGACCCCCGACGACTCGCAGTTCGGCGGCATGGGAGCGAAGATCCCCCCCCCCACCGACGCCGCCAACGCCCCGCCCGCCCTCTACACCGCCATCCAGGAGCAGATCGGCCTCAAGCTCGACCCCACCAAAGCTCCCACCGACGTGATGGTCGTCGACCACGTAGAAAAGCCCACCGACAACTAG
- a CDS encoding M56 family metallopeptidase — MTTLTTLSAFLLTPLADHLWQSTLVAALAWLLATALRRNHARARYWIWMIASMKFLLPFALLISFGATLRTKTLHPIPTPALSAVIEPVTAMEDSFSITSSHPTASSLTPASALTPHHSVLPSIILAVWLSGSLFLLATWLLRWSKVRSTAHAARPIDQINGIPILSSASMLEPGVFGIARPVLILPEGITDRLTTAQLNSILAHELSHIHRRDNLTAAIHMAVETLFWFHPAVWFIKSRLLEERERACDEAVLQSGNEAEVYAESILNVCKFYVESPLTCVSGVTGSDLKQRIVRIMTAQIADKLDLNRKLLLGLTAAVALALPFTFGLVHVKNVHAQIAVPQDLTKDISGTWQGTLHADRDLRAVLKITRASDGTWKSTFYSIDQGGQATPVPTTTFQDKILKYELPLFGIKYVGTLSPDGKTITGEASQGEKPLPLVYTRTTPETAWAIPEPRPRTPPMDPKADPSFEVATIEPTAPDEKRKMLIFDGHDFKVVNRPLSFLISFAYSVQLKQIVGAPAWYETEKYDITAVPDTPGAPNVAQLRSMVRKLLVDRYKLTLHHDKRDLSVYVLSVAKSGPKMTKGEDDPNGLPGFQFRGLGKLSVFHSTMPEFAQMMQESILDRPVVDQTGLAGRYDFPLNWAPDDSQFGGAAASAPPATDTEPLPNLFTAIQEQAGLKLDATRAPTDVLVIDHLEKPSEN, encoded by the coding sequence ATGACCACGCTGACGACCCTCTCCGCCTTTCTGCTTACCCCTCTCGCGGACCACCTATGGCAGTCCACCCTCGTCGCAGCCCTCGCCTGGCTACTCGCGACAGCCCTCCGCCGCAACCACGCGCGAGCCCGCTACTGGATCTGGATGATCGCCTCGATGAAGTTCCTTCTCCCCTTCGCCCTCCTGATCTCCTTCGGCGCGACCCTCCGCACCAAAACCCTTCATCCCATCCCGACGCCCGCGCTCTCCGCCGTCATCGAGCCCGTCACCGCCATGGAGGACAGCTTCTCGATCACCTCCTCCCATCCCACCGCATCGTCGCTCACCCCAGCGTCTGCTCTCACGCCCCACCACAGCGTCCTACCCTCGATCATCCTTGCCGTCTGGCTCTCCGGCTCGCTCTTCCTCCTCGCCACCTGGCTCCTACGCTGGTCGAAGGTTCGCTCCACCGCCCACGCCGCAAGACCGATCGACCAGATCAACGGCATCCCGATCCTGTCCTCCGCCTCCATGCTCGAGCCGGGAGTCTTCGGCATCGCCCGCCCGGTCCTCATCCTCCCCGAAGGCATCACCGACCGTCTCACCACCGCACAGCTCAACAGCATCCTCGCCCACGAGCTCTCCCACATCCACCGCCGCGACAACCTCACCGCCGCCATCCACATGGCCGTCGAAACCCTCTTCTGGTTCCATCCCGCCGTCTGGTTCATCAAGTCCCGCCTCCTTGAGGAGCGCGAGCGCGCCTGCGACGAAGCCGTCCTCCAGTCCGGCAACGAGGCCGAGGTCTACGCCGAAAGCATCCTCAACGTCTGCAAGTTCTACGTCGAGTCCCCGCTCACTTGCGTCTCCGGAGTCACCGGCTCCGACCTCAAGCAAAGGATCGTCCGCATCATGACCGCCCAGATCGCCGACAAGCTCGACCTCAACCGCAAGCTCCTCCTCGGCCTCACCGCTGCCGTAGCTCTCGCACTCCCCTTCACCTTCGGCCTCGTCCACGTCAAGAACGTCCACGCCCAGATCGCCGTCCCTCAGGATCTGACCAAAGACATCTCCGGCACCTGGCAAGGCACCCTGCACGCTGACCGCGATCTCCGCGCCGTCCTCAAGATCACCAGGGCAAGCGACGGCACATGGAAATCGACCTTCTACAGCATCGACCAGGGCGGACAGGCAACACCCGTCCCCACCACGACCTTTCAGGACAAAATCCTGAAGTACGAACTTCCCCTGTTTGGCATTAAGTATGTGGGCACGCTGAGCCCCGACGGCAAGACCATCACCGGGGAAGCCTCGCAGGGCGAAAAACCTCTTCCGCTCGTCTACACCCGCACCACCCCCGAAACCGCATGGGCCATCCCCGAGCCACGCCCCCGCACCCCGCCCATGGACCCCAAGGCCGACCCGTCCTTCGAGGTCGCTACCATCGAGCCCACCGCCCCCGACGAGAAGCGCAAGATGCTCATCTTCGATGGCCACGACTTCAAGGTCGTCAACCGGCCCCTCAGCTTCCTCATCTCCTTCGCCTACAGCGTCCAGCTCAAGCAGATCGTCGGCGCTCCCGCCTGGTACGAAACCGAAAAGTACGACATCACCGCCGTCCCCGACACTCCCGGCGCCCCCAACGTCGCCCAACTCCGCAGCATGGTCCGCAAGCTTCTCGTCGACCGCTACAAGCTCACCCTCCATCACGACAAGCGCGATCTCTCCGTCTACGTCCTGAGCGTCGCCAAGTCAGGCCCCAAGATGACGAAGGGCGAAGACGACCCGAACGGCCTCCCCGGCTTCCAGTTCCGCGGCCTCGGCAAGCTGAGCGTCTTCCACTCCACTATGCCCGAGTTCGCCCAGATGATGCAGGAGTCCATCCTCGACCGTCCCGTCGTCGATCAGACCGGTCTCGCCGGCCGCTACGACTTCCCTCTAAACTGGGCCCCCGACGATTCGCAGTTCGGCGGCGCGGCAGCCAGTGCTCCACCTGCAACCGACACCGAACCTCTGCCCAACCTCTTCACCGCCATCCAGGAACAGGCCGGCCTCAAGCTCGACGCCACCCGGGCCCCCACCGACGTCCTCGTCATCGACCATCTCGAGAAACCTTCCGAAAACTAA
- a CDS encoding BlaI/MecI/CopY family transcriptional regulator, with protein sequence MPNAKLSKLEFQIMEALWGREEASIRDIQESFPEKGRPAYTTIQTTVYRMETKKVIRRVRKVGNFHVFAAVISRDTAQHTLIDDLLALFGGRTQPVMAHLVESGKLSLEDVKEAEKALRKLSKKETL encoded by the coding sequence ATGCCGAACGCAAAGCTGTCCAAACTCGAGTTCCAGATCATGGAAGCGCTCTGGGGACGCGAAGAGGCGTCCATCCGCGATATTCAGGAATCTTTCCCCGAAAAAGGAAGGCCTGCTTACACCACCATCCAGACAACCGTCTATCGCATGGAAACCAAGAAGGTCATTCGCCGCGTCCGCAAGGTCGGAAACTTCCACGTCTTCGCAGCCGTCATCTCTCGCGACACCGCGCAACACACCTTGATCGACGATCTTCTCGCCCTCTTCGGAGGCCGAACGCAACCTGTCATGGCCCATCTGGTCGAATCAGGGAAGCTGTCGCTCGAAGACGTCAAGGAAGCCGAAAAGGCTCTGAGAAAGCTGTCCAAGAAGGAGACGCTATGA
- a CDS encoding FAD-dependent oxidoreductase translates to MASMEQYDFLVLGSGEAGKYLAWSMASKGHRTALVERRWIGGSCPNIACLPSKNVIHSAKVASYMFRAREFGLHVENGSIDMAGVRARKRLMVDGLVTMHLDNFRNSGAELILGHGRFTAPKTIEVTTDTGTTRTLTAPKIILSTGSRATIPSIPGLYESQPLTHIEFLELDHIPEHLIVLGGGYIGLELAQAARRFGSRVTVLERNARLAHREDHDVTDLLHKLCAREGIEIITETTIDTITGLSGDHVTVHATRNGAPFQIEGSHLLAATGRTPNTENIGLDLTGVDLGPKGDIQVNDRLETTAEGIWAVGDCAGSPHFTHIAFDDHRIIRDNLAGGHRSTSDRLVPFCLFTDPEFARVGLSETEAREQHIPYRLAKIPMFAVLRTRTVSETEGFMKALIATDSDRILGFTAFGIDAGEVIAPVQLAITQGIPYTVLRDSTFTHPTIAEGLTVLFGRPLTTPKP, encoded by the coding sequence ATGGCATCGATGGAACAGTACGACTTCCTTGTCCTCGGCAGCGGCGAAGCCGGCAAATACCTCGCATGGTCGATGGCCTCCAAGGGCCATCGCACTGCACTTGTGGAACGCCGCTGGATCGGCGGATCCTGCCCCAACATCGCCTGTCTCCCAAGCAAGAATGTCATCCACTCCGCCAAGGTCGCCAGCTACATGTTCCGCGCCCGCGAGTTTGGTCTACACGTCGAAAACGGCTCGATCGACATGGCCGGCGTCCGCGCCCGCAAGCGCCTCATGGTCGACGGCCTCGTCACCATGCACCTCGACAACTTCCGCAACAGTGGAGCCGAACTCATCCTCGGCCACGGCCGCTTCACCGCCCCGAAGACCATCGAAGTCACCACCGACACCGGCACCACCCGCACGCTCACCGCTCCCAAGATCATCCTCAGCACCGGCTCGAGAGCCACCATCCCCAGCATCCCCGGCCTCTACGAGTCCCAGCCTCTCACCCACATCGAGTTCCTCGAACTCGACCACATCCCCGAGCACCTCATCGTCCTCGGCGGAGGCTACATCGGCCTCGAGTTAGCCCAGGCCGCCCGCCGCTTCGGCAGCCGCGTCACCGTCCTCGAGCGCAACGCCCGCCTCGCCCATCGCGAAGACCACGACGTCACCGACCTCCTCCACAAGCTCTGCGCCCGCGAAGGCATCGAGATCATCACCGAGACCACCATCGACACCATCACCGGCCTCTCCGGCGACCATGTCACCGTCCACGCCACCCGCAACGGCGCCCCCTTCCAGATCGAAGGCTCCCACCTCCTAGCCGCCACAGGCCGCACCCCCAACACCGAAAATATCGGCCTCGACCTCACCGGCGTCGATCTTGGCCCCAAAGGAGACATCCAGGTCAACGATCGCCTCGAGACCACAGCCGAAGGCATCTGGGCTGTAGGCGACTGCGCCGGAAGCCCACACTTCACCCACATCGCCTTCGACGACCACCGCATCATCCGCGACAACCTAGCCGGAGGGCATCGCTCCACGAGCGACCGCCTCGTCCCCTTCTGCCTCTTCACCGACCCCGAGTTCGCAAGAGTCGGCCTCAGCGAAACCGAAGCCCGCGAACAGCACATTCCCTACCGCCTGGCAAAAATCCCCATGTTTGCCGTCCTCCGCACCCGCACCGTGTCCGAGACCGAAGGCTTCATGAAGGCCCTCATCGCCACCGACAGCGACCGCATCCTCGGCTTCACCGCCTTCGGCATCGACGCCGGCGAGGTCATCGCCCCCGTACAGTTAGCCATCACCCAGGGCATCCCCTACACCGTCCTCCGCGACTCCACCTTCACCCACCCCACCATCGCCGAAGGTCTCACGGTTCTCTTCGGACGCCCTCTCACCACGCCCAAGCCCTAA